TGCCGGGCAACGACGAAGATCCGATCGTGACCCGCAACACCCTGCTCGACGAAGCCTGGGTGGCCAAGCTGGAAGACGCCGGCGTGCAGAGCATCAAGGTGCGCTCCACGATCAGCTGCGAATCGGCGTTCGGCGTGTGCGGCCACTGCTACGGTCGCGACCTGGCCCGTGGCCACCTGGTCAACATCGGTGAAGCGGTGGGCGTCATCGCCGCGCAGTCGATCGGTGAGCCGGGTACCCAGCTGACCATGCGTACGTTCCACATCGGTGGTGCGGCATCGCGTGCGGCAGCCGTGGACAACATCACGGTCAAGACCACCGGTTCGGTGAAGTTCAACAACCTCAAGTCCGTCGAACACGCCAGCGGTTCGCTGGTGGCGGTCTCGCGCTCGGGTGAAATCTCGGTGCTCGATGCCCACGGCCGTGAGCGTGAGCGTTACAAGCTGCCGTACGGCTCGATGATCGCGTCCAAGGATGGCGATGCAGTGAAGGCTGGCCAGACCGTGGCCAACTGGGATCCGCATAACCACCCGATCGTGTCCGAAGTGGCCGGTTTCATCCGCTTCATCGACTTCATCGACGGCGTCACCGTCATCGAGAAGACCGACGAACTGACCGGCCTGGCTTCGCGCGAAATCACCGACCCGAAGCGTCGTGGTTCGCAGGCCAAGGAGCTGCGCCCGATCGTGCGCATCGTGGATGCCAAGGGCAATGACCTGACCATCCCGAACACCGATCTGCCGGCCCAGTACCTGCTGCCGCCGCGTTCCATCGTCAACCTGCAGGACGGCGCCGCCGTCGGCGTGGGCGACGTGGTCGCCAAGATCCCGCAGGAAGCGTCCAAGACCCGCGACATCACCGGTGGTCTGCCGCGCGTGGCCGATCTGTTCGAAGCGCGCAAGCCGAAGGATCCGGCGATCCTGGCCGAGCGTTCGGGCATCATCAGCTTCGGCAAGGACACCAAGGGCAAGCAGCGCCTGATCATCAAGGACACCGATGGTTCGGAACACGAAGAGCTGATCCCGAAGTACCGCCAGGTGATCGTGTTCGAAGGCGAGCACGTGACCAAGGGCGAAACCATCGTGGACGGCGAGCCGAGCCCGCAGGACATCCTGCGCCTGCTGGGTGTCGAGCCGCTGGCCGCGTACCTGGTCAAGGAAATCCAGGACGTGTACCGCCTGCAGGGCGTGAAGATCAACGACAAGCACATTGAAGTGATCACCCGCCAGATGCTGCGCAAGGTCGAGATCACCGACCAGGGCAGCAGCAAGTTCCTGAATGGCGAGCAGGCCGAGCGCCAGCGCGTCATCGAGGAAAATGCACGCCTGACCACCCGCAACGAGCTGATCGCCCGTTTCGACCCGGTCCTGCTGGGCATCACCAAGGCATCGCTGGCCACCGAATCGTTCATCTCGGCGGCCTCGTTCCAGGAAACCACCCGCGTGCTGACCGAAGCTGCCGTCCGCGGCACCTCGGACAACCTGCGCGGCCTGAAGGAAAACGTCATCGTCGGCCGCCTGATCCCGGCCGGTACCGGCCTGGCGTACCACGCCAACCGTCGTCGCAACGCCTCCGGGCTGACCGAGTCGGAAATGCAGACCCTGTCCGGCGGCGCGCCGGCGGTGGCTGAAGTGGCGCCGGCAGCCCCGGTGGCGGTGGAATCGACCGAAGCCGAATCGGCCGCGGACGAGTGATGGATCCGGTCCGGCCGCCTGGCCGGACCACCCTCGGCGGTGGCGCAATCGCCACCGATGGGGTAGGATGCCGGCCGGTCCTCGAAAGGGGGCCGGTTTGACAACCTGAACGGGGGGCATGGAAAAGGCTCCCCTGTAACGGCCCGGGATCAGGGTCGGCTTGGCGTGCGCGCGGTTGACTGCGTTTTCGCCGGGTTGCTACAATCGTCTGTCTCAGCAGGCCGGTTTCTCGCCTGCTCGCACATATCCGCATTCATGGCCTGTTTTTCATCGGGCCTCTCTCAGAAGAACTTACTGATGGCGACGATCAATCAGCTTGTCCGCAAGCCGCGGCAGGCAACCACTTACAAGAGCGCCTCCCCGGCTCTTGAAAAGTGCCCCCAGCGCCGTGGCGTCTGCACGCGCGTGTACACCACCACCCCGAAGAAGCCGAACTCGGCGCTCCGCAAGGTTGCCAAGGTCCGCCTGACCAACCAGGAAGAGGTCATCAGCTACATCGGTGGCGAAGGCCACAACCTGCAGGAGCACTCCGTGGTCCTCATCCGTGGCGGTCGCGTCAAGGACCTGCCGGGTGTGCGTTACCACACCGTGCGTGGCTCGCTGGACGCCTCGGGCGTTGCCAAGCGTCGCCAGGGCCGTTCCAAGTACGGCGCCAAGCGTCCGAAGAGCTAAGGGAAAGTACACATGTCTCGTAAAGGTAATACGCCGCAGCGCTCTGTCCTGCCGGATCCGAAGCACGGAAGTGAAACCATCGCGCGCTTCATCAACATGGTGATGCTGAGCGGCAAGAAGTCGGTCGCTGAAAAGATCGTCTATGGCGCCATGGACGTGATCAGCGAAAAGAACCCGAACTCCATCGAGCTGGTGCAGAAGGCTCTGGACAACGTGGCTCCGTCGGTCGAAGTGAAGTCCCGCCGCGTCGGCGGTGCGACCTACCAGGTGCCGGTCGAAGTGCGTTCGTCGCGCAAGATGGCCCTGGCCATGCGCTGGCTGATCGACTCCGCCCGTAAGCGTGGTGAAAACACCATGCCGAAGAAGCTGGCTGCAGAACTGCTGGATGCCTCGGAAAACCGTGGTGGCGCCATCAAGAAGCGCGAAGAAACCCACCGCATGGCCGAAGCCAACAAGGCCTTCGCCCACTACCGCTGGTGAGTTTGACGGCCTTGTAAAACAGGCACGGCAGCACCATTAAGGTGCTGCCTCGCGGCCCCAGAAGGGCTGCGCCAATCCGAAGGCCGCCGAAAGGCGGCGTTCGGCCATCCGAATTCCAAGAAATTGAGAGGCTCCCGTGGCCCGCACCACTCCCATCGAGCGTTACCGCAATTTCGGCATCATGGCCCACATCGATGCCGGCAAGACCACCACGTCCGAGCGCATCCTGTTCTACACCGGCAAGAGCCACAAGATCGGTGAAGTGCACGACGGCGCCGCCACCATGGACTGGATGGAGCAGGAGCAGGAGCGTGGCATCACGATCCAGTCCGCTGCCACCACCGCGTTCTGGAAGGGCATGGACAAGTCCCTGCCGGAGCACCGCTTCAACATCATCGACACCCCCGGGCACGTCGACTTCACCATCGAAGTGGAGCGCTCGCTGCGCGTGCTCGACGGTGCGGTGTTCGTGCTGTGCGCCGTTGGTGGCGTGCAGCCGCAGTCCGAAACCGTGTGGCGCCAGGCCAACCGGTACAAGGTGCCGCGCATTGCGTTCGTCAACAAGATGGACCGCACCGGCGCCAACTTCACCAAGGTCGTTGGCCAGCTGAAGGCCAAGCTCGGCGCCACCGCCGTGCCGATGCAGCTGCCGATCGGCGCTGAAGAAGGCTTCAAGGGCGTCGTCGACCTGATCAAGATGAAGGCCATCCACTGGGATGAAGCCTCGCAGGGCATGAAGTTCGAGTACCTGGAAATCCCGGCCGACATGAAGGACGCCGCCGACGAGGCGCGCACCTTCATGATCGAAGCTGCGGCTGAAGCCAGCGAAGAGCTGATGGAAAAGTACCTGGGCGGCGACGAGCTGACCGAGGCCGAGATCATCGAAGCCCTGCGCGTGCGCACCCTGGCTACCGACATCGTGCCGATGTACTGCGGTTCGGCGTTCAAGAACAAGGGCGTGCAGGCCATGCTGGACGGCGTGGTGCAGCTGCTGCCGTCGCCGATCGACGTGCCGGACGTGACCGGTACCGACGTCGATGACGAAACCGTTGCGCTGAGCCGCAAGTCCGACGACAAGGCACCGTTCTCGGCGCTGGCCTTCAAGATCATCACCGACCCGTTCGTGGGCGCGCTGACCTTCTTCCGTGTCTACTCGGGCACGCTGAACGCCGGCGACCAGCTGCTGAACTCGGTGAAGGGCAAGAAGGAGCGCATCGGCCGCATCCTGCAGATGCACTCCAACGATCGCGAAGAGATCAAGGAAGTGCTGGCCGGTGACATCGCCGCCGCCGTGGGCCTGAAGGACACCACCACCGGTGACACCCTGTGCTCGCAGGAGCACCCGATCATCCTGGAGCGCATGGTGTTCCCGGAGCCGGTCATCTCGATGGCCGTCGAACCGAAGACCAAGTCGGACCAGGAAAAGATGGGCCTGGCCCTGGGCCGTCTGGCACAGGAAGATCCGTCGTTCCGCGTCAAGACCGACGAAGAATCCGGCCAGACCATCATCTCGGGCATGGGCGAGCTGCACCTGGACATCATCGTTGACCGCATGAAGCGCGAGTTCAACGTTGAAGCCAACGTCGGCAAGCCGCAGGTGGCCTACCGCGAAACCATCCAGCTGGCCGACGTGAAGTCGGATTACAAGCACGCCAAGCAGTCCGGTGGTAAGGGTCAGTACGGTCACGTCGTGATCGAGCTGTCGCCGATCACCGCTGAAGACCGTGCCGATCCGAAGATCGCGCCGAACATCAAGGACGATTTCCTGTTCGTCAACGACATCACCGGTGGCGTGATTCCGAAGGAATTCATTCCGTCGATCGAAAAGGGCCTGCGCGAAACCATCACCAGCGGTCCGCTGGCTGGCTTCCCGGTCGTGGACGTGAAGGTGAAGCTGGTGTTCGGCTCCTACCATGACGTCGACTCCTCGGAAATGGCGTTCAAGCTGGCTTCGTCGATGGCCTTCAAGCAGGGCTTCGCCAAGGCCAAGCCGGTCCTGCTCGAGCCGATCATGAAGGTCGAGATCGTGACCCCGGAGGATTACCAGGGTGACGTGATGGGCGACGTGAGCCGCCGTCGTGGCGTGCTGCAGGGTTCGAGCACCACCGGTGACGGTTCGGCCAGCATCATCAACGCGATGATCCCGCTGGGTGAAATGTTCGGTTACGCCACCTCGCTGCGTTCGCAGACCCAGGGTCGCGCGACGTTCACGATGGAATTCGACCACTACGAGCCGGCGCCGAACAACATCGCCGAAACCGTGATCAAGAAGTCCTGAGCATAAGCTCAGGCCTTCATCTCCCTCTTTCTGATATCCAAGGTATACAACAATGGCAAAGGGTAAGTTCGAGCGCACCAAGCCGCACGTCAACGTCGGCACCATCGGTCACGTCGATCATGGCAAGACCACGCTGACTGCTGCGCTGACCAAGATCGGCGCAGAGCGCTTCGGTGGCGAATTCAAGGATTACTCCGCGATCGACGCCGCGCCGGAAGAAAAGGCGCGTGGCATCACGATCTCGACCGCACACGTCGAATACGAATCCACCGAGCGTCACTACGCCCACGTCGATTGCCCGGGCCATGCTGACTACGTCAAGAACATGATCACCGGTGCTGCCCAGATGGACGGCGCGATCCTGGTCTGTTCGGCTGCTGACGGCCCGATGCCGCAGACCCGCGAGCACATCCTGCTGTCGCGTCAGGTCGGCGTGCCGTACATCGTCGTGTTCCTGAACAAGGCCGACATGGTGGACGACGCCGAGCTGCTGGAACTGGTCGAAATGGAAGTCCGCGAGCTGCTGAGCAAGTACGACTTCCCGGGCGACGACACCCCGATCATCTCGGGCTCGGCCCGTCTGGCGCTGGAAGGCGACCAGAGCGAGATCGGCGTGCCGGCCATCATCAAGCTGGTCGAGGCGCTGGACACCTGGATCCCGCTGCCGGAACGTGACGTGGACAAGACCTTCCTGATGCCGGTGGAAGACGTGTTCTCGATCTCGGGCCGCGGCACCGTGGTGACCGGTCGTATCGAGCGCGGTGTGATCAAGGTCGGCGAAGAAATCGAAATCGTCGGTATCCGCGACACCCAGAAGACCACCGTGACCGGTGTGGAAATGTTCCGCAAGCTGCTGGACCAGGGCCAGGCAGGCGACAACGCCGGTCTGCTGCTGCGCGGCACCAAGCGTGACGACGTCCAGCGCGGCCAGGTGCTGTGCAAGCCGGGTTCGATCAAGCCGCACACCGAGTTCGAAGGCGAAGTCTACGTGCTGTCGAAGGACGAAGGCGGCCGTCACACCCCGTTCTTCAACGGCTACCGCCCGCAGTTCTACTTCCGTACCACCGACATCACTGGCGCCGCCAAGCTGCCGGAAGGCGTCGAGATGGTGATGCCGGGTGACAACGTGAAGATGGTCGTGACCCTGATCAACCCGGTCGCCATGGACGAAGGCCTGCGCTTCGCGATTCGTGAAGGCGGCCGTACCGTCGGCGCCGGCGTGGTCTCCAAGATCATCAAGTAATCTGCTAGACTCTGCGCCCCGATGTTGCCTGGGTAGGGCATCGGGGTTGCAACACAAACGGGAAAAGAGGCGCAGGACGCACCTCGTGTTCCCCAGACCAGGAAGGGTCGCGCCATTCAGGCAGTGTCAACAGGACCCCCTGTTGACCGCCGCGTTGTATGCGCGCTATACTTTTTGTCTGGGCAGATCGGGAGACCGGTCTGCCTCGATTTTTGAGGTCTACGGAAAGATCTTGTCGCCGCGCAGGAATGTGCGGCGTCCGCATTCAGGATATTCATGGGACAAGGCAACCCAGAGGCCTTGTCCGTCGCTCTTTTAACGAAGGAACCTACCGCCATGGCGGACCAAAAGATCCGGATTCGGTTGAAGGCGTTCGATCATCGTTTGATCGACCGTTCGGCCAGCGAGATCGTTGAAACGGCAAAGCGGACCGGCGCGCAAGTGCGTGGCCCGATCCCGCTGCCGACCAAGATCGAGCGTTACACCATTCTCGTCTCGCCGCACGTCGACAAGGACGCGCGTGACCAGTACGAGACCCGCACGCACAAGCGCGTGCTCGACATCGTCGACCCCAACGACAAGACCGTGGACGCGCTGATGAAGCTCGAACTGGCTGCCGGCGTCGACGTTCAGATCAAGCTGACCTGAGGACTACGACCATGACGAAGAAATATTCGTTGGGCTTCGTGGGCCGCAAGGCTGGCATGAGCCGCGTGTTCACCGAAGATGGCCAGGCCATCCCGGTGACCCTGATTGAAGCTACCCCGAACCGCATCGCGCAGATCAAGACCGTCGAGGCTGACGGCTACAGCGCCGTGCAGGTGACCGTCGGCGCGCGTCGCGCTGCCCTGGTCAACAAGCCGGAAGCCGGCCACTTCGCCAAGGCGAAGGTGGAAGCCGGTCGTGGCCTGTGGGAATTCCGCGTTGAAGACGCGCAGCTCGGCGATTTCGCCGTTGGCGGCGAAGTCAAGGCGGACATCTTTGAAGTTGGCCAGAAGGTCGACGTCCAGGGTGTCACCAAGGGTAAGGGCTTCCAGGGCACCATCAAGCGCTACAACTTCCGTATGGGCGATGCAACCCACGGTAACTCGCTGTCGCATCGCGCGCCGGGTTCGCTGGGCCAGCGCCAGACCCCGGGTCGCGTTTTCCCGGGCAAGAAGATGTCGGGCCACATGGGTGCCGTGCAGCAGAGCACGCAGAACCTGGAAGTTGTCAAGGTCGACGTCGAGCGCGGTCTGATCGCGATTCGTGGCGCCGTGCCTGGCGCTGCGGGTGGTGACGTGATCGTGCGTCCGGCTAGCAAGGCATAAGGAGAGATGACGATGGAACTCGTTATCACGGGTAGCAACAACAAGGTCTCGGTCTCCGATGCCGTGTTCGGTCGCGATTTCAGCGAAGATCTGGTCCACCAGGTCGTCGTTGCCTATCGCAATGCCGGTCGCGCCGGCACCAAGGCACAGAAGACTCGTTCTGAAGTGGCTGGTACCACCAAGAAGTCGAAGAAGCAGAAGGGCGGCGGTGCGCGTCATGGCGCGCTGACGGCTCCGATCTTCGTCGGCGGCGGTGTCACCTTCGCGGCCAAGCCGCGCAGCTTCGAGCAGAAGGTCAACCGCAAGCAGTACCGTGCCGCCATGTGCGCGATCCTGTCCGAGCTGAACCGCCAGGGCCGTCTGACCATCGTGGAGTCCTTCGATGTCGAAGCGACCAGCACGAAGGCTCTGATCGCCAAGCTGGCCGGCCTGGAAGTGGGCAAGCGCCCGCTGATCGTCACCGAGGAAGCCACCGAGCACCTGTACCTGTCGGCCCGCAACATTCCCTACGTGGAAGTGCGTGACGTGCAGGGCCTGGATCCGGTGTCGCTGGTCGGTGCCGACACGGTCGTCATCACCGCTGATGCGGTCAAGAAGGTCGAGGAGTGGCTGGCATGAACAGCAACGAAAAAATCTTCAGCGTGCTGCGTGCTCCGCGAGTCTCCGAAAAGACCGCGCGCCTGCAGGAACATTCCAACCAGTATGTCTTCGAGATCTCGAACGAAGCGACCAAGGCCGACGTGAAGGCCGCGGTAGAGCAGTTGTTCGACGTCAAGGTCGAAGCGGTCAACGTGCTGAACGTGAAGGGCAAGAACAAGTCCTTCCGTAACCGCACCGGCCGCCGCGGCGATTGGCGCAAGGCGTACGTGCGTCTCGCCGATGGCCAGTCCATCGATGTAACGGCCAAGGCCTGAGGTACATCCCATGCCATTGATGAAATTCAAGCCCACTTCCCCCGGCCGCCGTTCGGCCGTGCGCGTGGTTACGCCCGATCTGCACAAGGGCGCACCGCACGCAGCGTTGCTGGAGCCGAAGAGCAATACCGGTGGTCGTAACCACCACGGTCGCATCACCACCCGTCACGTGGGCGGTGGTCACAAGCAGCATTACCGTCTGATTGACTTCAAGCGCAACAAGGAAGGCATTCCGGCGCGCGTGGAACGCATCGAATACGATCCGAACCGCACCGCCCATATCGCCCTGCTGTGCTACGTCGACGGCGAGCGCCGCTACATCATCGCACCGAAGGGCCTGAAGGCCGGTGACCAGGTGATCGCGGGTTCGGATGCGCCGATCAAGACCGGCAACACCCTGCCGCTGCGCAACATCCCGGTTGGTACCACTGTCCACGGCATCGAACTGAAGCCGGGCAAGGGTGCCCAGATCGCGCGTGCCGCCGGCGCTGCCGTGCAGCTCGTCGCTCGTGAAGGCGTCTTCGCCACCCTGCGCCTGCGCTCGGGTGAAATGCGCAAGGTGCCGGTCGAGTGCCGCGCAACGATCGGTGAAGTCGGCAACGACGAACACAACCTGGAAAAGCTGGGCAAGGCTGGCGCCAAGCGCTGGCGCGGTGTCCGCCCGACCGTTCGTGGTGCTGCCATGAACCCGGTTGACCACCCGCACGGTGGTGGTGAGGCGAAGGCCGGCCAGGGTAATCCGCATCCGGTCACCCCGTGGGGTGTTCCGACCAAGGGTTACAAGACGCGCAAGAACAAGCGCACCCAGCAATTCATCGTCCGCGATCGTAGGGGCTAATCGACCATGGCACGTTCACTCAAGAAGGGCCCGTTCGTCGATCACCACCTCGTCAAGAAGGTGGAGGCCGCTGCGGGTAGCAAGAAGCCGATCAAGACCTGGTCGCGCCGTTCGATGATCCTGCCGGAAATGGTAGGCATCACCATCGCCGTTCATAACGGTAAGAACCACGTTCCGGTGCTCGTCAACGAGAACATGGTCGGCCACAAGCTCGGCGAATTTGCCATCACCCGGACCTTCAAGGGTCACGGTGGTGACAAGAAGTCGGGCAAGTAAGGAGAGATGACAATGGAAGCGAAAGCAATCCTGCGCTCCGCGCGCATCTCTGCGCAGAAAGCACGCCTGGTCGCTGACCAGGTGCGCGGCCTGCCGGCCGAGCGTGCGGTCAACCTGCTGAAGTTCTCGGACAAGAAGGCTGCCCACCTGATCAAGAAGGTGGTGGAGTCGGCTATTGCCAATGCCGAGAACAACCAGGGCGCCGACGTCGACGAGCTGAAGGTTCAGACCATCATGGTTGATGAAGGTCCGACCCTGAAGCGTTTCATGGCGCGGGCGAAAGGCCGCGGCACCCGCATCCTCAAGCGCACCAGCCACATCACTGTGGTTGTGGGCGCCGGCAAGTAAGCGGAAAGGAAAACACCATGGGTCATAAAGTTCATCCGATTGGTATCCGCCTCGGCATCTCCAAGGACTGGAACTCCAAGTGGTACGCCAACAAGGCCGAGTTTGCTGGTTATCTGGCAGCCGACCTGAAGGTGCGGGACATGCTGCGCAAGAAGCTCGCGCAGGCCGGCATCAGCAAGATCCTCATCGAACGTCCGGCGAAGACCGCCCGCGTGACGATCCACACCGCCCGTCCGGGCGTGGTGATCGGCAAGCGTGGTGAGGACATCGAGAAGCTGCGCAAGGAAGTGAGCGAAATGATGGGCGTTCCGGCGCACATCAACGTCACCGAAGTGCGCAAGCCCGAGCTGGACGCACAGCTGGTTGCCGAGTCGATCGCGCAGCAGCTGGAGCGTCGCATCATGTTCCGCCGCGCAATGAAGCGCTCGGTCGGCAACGCGATGCGCCTCGGTGCCCTGGGCATCAAGGTCAACGTCGGTGGCCGCTTGAACGGTGCTGAAATCGCCCGTTCGGAGTGGTACCGCGAAGGCCGCGTGCCGCTGCACACGCTGCGTGCCGACATCGACTATGGCTTCGCTGAAGCCAAGACGACCTACGGCATCATCGGCATCAAGGTCTGGATCTACAAGGGCGAGGTTTTCGATTTCTCCCAGGTTGGCCAGGAAAAGCAGGACGACACCCCGTCGCGCAACGATCGTAACGATCGCGGTGACCGCGGTGACCGTCAGCGCCCGGCCCGTGAAGCGAGGTAACGACAATGTTGCAACCCAAGCGAACCAAGTACCGCAAGGTACACAAGGGCCGTAACGATGGCCTGAGCTGGAGCGCCAACGCTGTCAGCTTCGGCGAATACGGCCTGAAGGCAACCGCCCACGGTCAGCTGACCGCGCGCCAGATCGAAGCGGCCCGCCGCTCGATCAGCCGCTACGTCAAGCGCGGTGGCAAGATGTGGATCCGAGTGTTCCCCGACAAGCCGATCACCAAGAAGCCCATCGAAGTCCGAATGGGTTCTGGTAAGGGCAACGTGGAGTACTGGGTAGCCCAGATCCAGCCCGGCCGCATGATCTATGAAATTGAAGGTGTGGGTGAAGACGTGGCACGCGAGGCGTTCCGCCTGGCAGCTGCCAAGCTCTCCGTGACCACCACTTTCGTGACCCGGACGGTGATGTGATGGATATCAAACAGCTTCGCGAAAAGTCGGCTGACGACCTGAAGTCCCATTTGGTTGACCTGCGTAAGGAGCAGTTCTCGCTCCGCATGCAGCAGGTCACCGGGCAGCTGCCGAAGACTCACGAAACCCGCCGGGTCCGCCGCGAGATTGCTCGCGTCAAGACCCTGCTCGGCAGCAACAAGTAAGGATGGCCGCGATGAGCGACAATACTGAAAACAAGCAGCTGCGCACGGTCGAAGGCCGTGTCGTCAGCAACAAGATGGACAAGACGGTCACCGTGTTGGTGGAGCGCCAGGTCAAGCACGCGCTGTACGGCAAGTACCTGCGTCGTTCGACCAAGCTCCACGCGCACGACGCCGACAACGCCTGCAATGAAGGCGATGTCGTCCGCGTGACCGAAATTGCTCCGATGTCCAAGACCAAGAACTGGCGCGTGGTGGAAATTGTCACCCGTGCGGCTCAATAAGGAGATCTGACTCATGATCCAGATGCAGAGCTACCTCGAGGTCGCGGACAATTCCGGTGCCAAGGAAGTGATGTGCATCAAGGTGCTGGGCGGCTCCAAGCGTCGCTACGCACACATCGGTGACATCATCAAGGTCACCGTGAAGGATGCAATTCCGCGCGGCAAGGTCAAGAAGGGTGAAGTGTTCGACGCCGTCGTGGTGCGTACCCGCAAGGGTGTGCGTCGCGCCGATGGCTCGCTGATCCGTTTCGACACCAATGCCGCGGTCCTGCTCAACAACAAGCAAGAGCCGATCGGCACCCGCATCTTCGGGCCGGTGACCCGTGAACTTCGTTCCGAGAAGTTCATGAAGATCGTCTCGCTCGCTCCCGAAGTGCTGTGAGCGACAGGAGATAATCATGGCTAACCGTATCAAGAAGGGCGACCAGGTCGTCGTCAACACCGGCAAGGACAAGGGCAAGCAGGGCGAAGTCGTCCGCGTCGACGGCGATCGTGTGATCGTCGCCAACGTGAACATCGTCAAGCGCCACACCAAGCCGAACCCGCAGGCAGGCGTTGCCGGCGGAGTGGTCGAGCGTGAAGCGTCGATCCATATCTCCAACGTGAATGTGCTCAACCCGGCTTCGGGCAAGGGCGAGCGCGTTGGCTTCAAGGTGCTGGAGGATGGACGCAAACTGCGTGTGTTCCGCTCCAGCGGTGAGGCGCTTGACGCCTGAGGAATGAGAAGATGAGTTCCCGTCTCGAAAAGTTCTACCAGGAAGAAGTGGTGCCGGCGCTGATGAAGCAGTTCGGCTACACCAATCCGATGCAGGTTCCCCGCCTGGTCAAGGTCACCCTGAACATGGGTGTCGGCGAAGCGGCGACCAACAAGAAGATCCTGGAAAATGCCGTCGCCGACATGGCCAAGGTCTCCGGCCAGAAGCCGATCGTGACCAAGTCCCGCGTCTCGGTGGCTTCGTTCAAGATCCGCGATGGTTGGCCGATCGGCTGCAAGACCACGCTGCGTCGTGCCAAGATGTATGAGTTCCTGGATCGCCTGATCAACATCTCGCTGCCGCGCGTGCGCGACTTCCGTGGTGTCTCGGGTCGTTCCTTCGACGGTCGCGGCAACTTCAACATGGGTGTGAAGGAACAGATCATCTTCCCGGAAATCGACTTCGACGCTGTCGACGCGATCCGCGGCATGGATATCGCCATCACCACCACCGCCAAGACCGATGCGGAAGCGAAGGCGCTGCTCGCAGCGTTCAAGTTCCCGTTCCGTAACTGATACGTCGAGGAATCCGAAATGGCAAAGACCTCCATGGTCAACCGCGACCTGAAGCGTGCGAAGCTGGCCGTCAAGTACGCCGGCAAGCGTGAAGAGCTGAAGAAGATCATCTCCAGCACGACCGCTTCGTACGAAGAGAAGGAACAGGCCGTGATCAAGTTGCAGAAGCTGCCGCGCGATTCGTCGCCGAGCCGCCACCGCAACCGTTGCGAACTGTCGGGCCGCCCGCGTGGCGTGTACAGCAA
This is a stretch of genomic DNA from Stenotrophomonas rhizophila. It encodes these proteins:
- the rpsS gene encoding 30S ribosomal protein S19: MARSLKKGPFVDHHLVKKVEAAAGSKKPIKTWSRRSMILPEMVGITIAVHNGKNHVPVLVNENMVGHKLGEFAITRTFKGHGGDKKSGK
- the rplV gene encoding 50S ribosomal protein L22 — encoded protein: MEAKAILRSARISAQKARLVADQVRGLPAERAVNLLKFSDKKAAHLIKKVVESAIANAENNQGADVDELKVQTIMVDEGPTLKRFMARAKGRGTRILKRTSHITVVVGAGK
- the rpsC gene encoding 30S ribosomal protein S3, which produces MGHKVHPIGIRLGISKDWNSKWYANKAEFAGYLAADLKVRDMLRKKLAQAGISKILIERPAKTARVTIHTARPGVVIGKRGEDIEKLRKEVSEMMGVPAHINVTEVRKPELDAQLVAESIAQQLERRIMFRRAMKRSVGNAMRLGALGIKVNVGGRLNGAEIARSEWYREGRVPLHTLRADIDYGFAEAKTTYGIIGIKVWIYKGEVFDFSQVGQEKQDDTPSRNDRNDRGDRGDRQRPAREAR
- the rplP gene encoding 50S ribosomal protein L16 gives rise to the protein MLQPKRTKYRKVHKGRNDGLSWSANAVSFGEYGLKATAHGQLTARQIEAARRSISRYVKRGGKMWIRVFPDKPITKKPIEVRMGSGKGNVEYWVAQIQPGRMIYEIEGVGEDVAREAFRLAAAKLSVTTTFVTRTVM
- the rpmC gene encoding 50S ribosomal protein L29 codes for the protein MDIKQLREKSADDLKSHLVDLRKEQFSLRMQQVTGQLPKTHETRRVRREIARVKTLLGSNK
- the rpsQ gene encoding 30S ribosomal protein S17 is translated as MSDNTENKQLRTVEGRVVSNKMDKTVTVLVERQVKHALYGKYLRRSTKLHAHDADNACNEGDVVRVTEIAPMSKTKNWRVVEIVTRAAQ
- the rplN gene encoding 50S ribosomal protein L14 translates to MIQMQSYLEVADNSGAKEVMCIKVLGGSKRRYAHIGDIIKVTVKDAIPRGKVKKGEVFDAVVVRTRKGVRRADGSLIRFDTNAAVLLNNKQEPIGTRIFGPVTRELRSEKFMKIVSLAPEVL
- the rplX gene encoding 50S ribosomal protein L24, which encodes MANRIKKGDQVVVNTGKDKGKQGEVVRVDGDRVIVANVNIVKRHTKPNPQAGVAGGVVEREASIHISNVNVLNPASGKGERVGFKVLEDGRKLRVFRSSGEALDA
- the rplE gene encoding 50S ribosomal protein L5 — protein: MSSRLEKFYQEEVVPALMKQFGYTNPMQVPRLVKVTLNMGVGEAATNKKILENAVADMAKVSGQKPIVTKSRVSVASFKIRDGWPIGCKTTLRRAKMYEFLDRLINISLPRVRDFRGVSGRSFDGRGNFNMGVKEQIIFPEIDFDAVDAIRGMDIAITTTAKTDAEAKALLAAFKFPFRN
- the rpsN gene encoding 30S ribosomal protein S14 — its product is MAKTSMVNRDLKRAKLAVKYAGKREELKKIISSTTASYEEKEQAVIKLQKLPRDSSPSRHRNRCELSGRPRGVYSKFGLGRNKLREATMRGDVPGLRKASW